A genomic region of Polyangiaceae bacterium contains the following coding sequences:
- a CDS encoding DotU family type IV/VI secretion system protein: MKKSQAELWAAIDAAFTEVVSVCREARAAEALLERKHREDAVAQGRQAEAETHSAIPNERVHPRLASIDDLVEDLAFQKKHPNGADLVAMKAKIRDRLHLLKNALASTYSEEDTHAILFPIVVYFDELVRFVSRDVAIQWETLQGEIYNTESGGEEFYKYLEQIKSPQLAVEVYYYCLQDGFEGMYADDPARIDDYKKQLEARMQIVPIAAEPPRAEPPAPELVKFPVLYYVAAAGAIVGLYFVLRLIGASY, translated from the coding sequence ATGAAAAAGTCGCAAGCGGAGCTTTGGGCAGCCATCGATGCGGCATTTACCGAAGTGGTTTCGGTTTGTCGGGAAGCACGAGCCGCGGAAGCGCTCCTCGAAAGAAAACACCGCGAGGACGCAGTGGCGCAGGGGCGGCAGGCCGAGGCAGAGACGCACTCGGCGATTCCGAACGAACGGGTGCATCCGCGCCTGGCCAGCATCGATGATCTGGTCGAGGACTTGGCGTTTCAGAAGAAGCATCCGAATGGTGCGGATCTCGTCGCGATGAAGGCAAAAATTCGCGATCGATTGCATTTGCTCAAAAATGCGCTCGCGAGCACGTATTCCGAAGAAGACACGCACGCCATTCTTTTCCCCATCGTGGTTTACTTCGACGAGCTCGTACGGTTCGTCAGTCGTGACGTTGCCATTCAATGGGAGACGCTTCAGGGCGAGATATACAATACCGAGAGCGGAGGCGAAGAATTTTATAAATATCTCGAACAAATCAAATCGCCGCAGCTCGCCGTCGAGGTTTATTATTATTGCTTGCAGGACGGATTCGAGGGCATGTATGCCGACGATCCGGCTCGCATCGACGACTACAAGAAGCAGCTCGAGGCGCGCATGCAGATCGTGCCAATTGCGGCCGAACCTCCGCGTGCCGAACCGCCCGCGCCGGAGCTCGTGAAGTTTCCCGTGCTGTATTACGTGGCTGCGGCGGGGGCCATCGTCGGGCTTTACTTCGTATTGCGCCTCATTGGCGCGTCGTATTGA
- a CDS encoding serpin family protein: protein MKTLSILPLVLSLSTLACTTTVEPNPAAPVDAECHDATKAGCVIRSSQQRIQTPDVPSADLAALVQGNTDFAADLYQRLRTEPGNFFYSPHSISSALGMTWAGARTQTEKDMASALHFTLPQAQFHPAMNALDLELASRGEGAQGADGGVFRLNIANALWGQVGYHFESDFLDVLGLNYGAGMHIVDFETQSLQAVDLINGWVEKKTENRIKDILSPDSVDSSTRLVLTNAVYFNAAWQTPFEPAQTKPGTFTTQAGTMVTVPMMHGSLEVPYGAGADYVAVELPYDGGELSMVLVLPNDLAAFEASLTGAKMDQIVGSLSHHMVDTTMPTFEFESKFGLVDPLKDMGMGIAFSDGADFSGINGKGGLVITDVIHQSFVKVNEAGTEAAAATAVIVGETSVPEPATISLDKPFVFFIRDFKTKAVLFVGRVADPS from the coding sequence ATGAAAACCCTATCCATTCTCCCCTTGGTTCTCTCCCTTTCCACGCTCGCATGTACCACCACGGTCGAGCCCAATCCCGCGGCTCCCGTGGACGCCGAATGCCATGACGCAACGAAGGCGGGTTGCGTGATTCGTTCGAGTCAGCAGCGCATTCAAACGCCAGACGTTCCAAGTGCCGACCTCGCGGCCCTCGTCCAAGGCAATACGGACTTCGCCGCAGACCTTTATCAGCGCCTGCGCACCGAACCCGGCAACTTTTTCTATTCGCCACACAGCATTTCGAGCGCCCTCGGCATGACGTGGGCCGGCGCGCGAACTCAAACCGAAAAGGACATGGCGTCGGCATTGCATTTCACGCTGCCGCAAGCTCAATTCCATCCCGCCATGAATGCGCTGGACCTCGAGCTGGCGAGCCGCGGCGAAGGTGCACAAGGCGCCGATGGTGGCGTGTTCCGACTCAACATCGCCAATGCACTCTGGGGCCAAGTCGGCTACCATTTCGAGAGCGATTTCCTCGATGTGCTCGGGCTGAATTACGGCGCCGGCATGCACATCGTCGACTTCGAAACGCAATCACTCCAAGCGGTCGATTTGATCAATGGTTGGGTCGAAAAGAAGACCGAAAACCGCATCAAAGACATCCTCTCGCCCGATTCGGTGGACTCCAGCACGAGGCTCGTCCTGACGAATGCCGTGTATTTCAATGCGGCGTGGCAAACGCCTTTCGAGCCCGCCCAAACGAAGCCCGGAACGTTTACGACGCAAGCCGGAACGATGGTGACGGTGCCCATGATGCACGGAAGTCTCGAAGTGCCTTATGGCGCAGGCGCGGACTACGTCGCCGTGGAGCTGCCGTATGATGGTGGCGAACTATCGATGGTGCTCGTGCTGCCCAACGACTTGGCAGCGTTCGAAGCGAGCCTGACGGGCGCCAAGATGGACCAGATCGTCGGCTCGCTCAGCCATCACATGGTCGACACGACGATGCCGACGTTCGAGTTCGAATCGAAGTTTGGCCTGGTCGATCCATTGAAGGACATGGGGATGGGCATTGCATTCTCGGATGGGGCCGACTTCTCGGGCATCAATGGCAAGGGCGGGCTCGTCATCACGGACGTGATTCACCAATCGTTCGTGAAGGTGAATGAAGCGGGCACGGAAGCGGCAGCAGCGACGGCCGTCATCGTGGGCGAGACGAGCGTTCCCGAGCCGGCGACGATTTCATTGGACAAACCCTTCGTGTTCTTCATCCGCGACTTCAAGACGAAGGCGGTGCTCTTCGTCGGTCGCGTCGCTGATCCTTCCTGA
- the tssB gene encoding type VI secretion system contractile sheath small subunit produces the protein MAREEKSEIPKSRITLTYRIPQGIEKKELELPFRVLVMGNLSGSTAEGKNKSKDQLVDLDKRAIRRLDGKNLNKVMADMDLKVTVKVKDCIEPGDDGSNEMEVTLPIKGMKSFTPADIAQNVPKIRALLLLKKLLLEGQAHIDNSKDFRKDLQAISKDKETSLTALKGELTGFERFQLPPGLPKAEG, from the coding sequence ATGGCCAGGGAAGAAAAGTCGGAGATACCGAAGTCGAGAATCACGCTCACGTACCGAATTCCTCAAGGTATCGAGAAGAAGGAGCTGGAGCTTCCCTTCCGCGTGCTGGTGATGGGGAATTTGTCGGGCTCGACTGCGGAAGGGAAGAACAAGTCGAAGGATCAATTGGTCGACCTCGACAAACGCGCGATCCGACGTCTCGATGGCAAGAACCTGAACAAGGTGATGGCCGACATGGACCTCAAGGTCACGGTCAAGGTGAAGGATTGCATCGAGCCGGGTGACGACGGGTCGAACGAGATGGAAGTGACGTTGCCCATCAAGGGGATGAAGTCGTTCACGCCTGCGGACATTGCGCAGAACGTGCCGAAGATCAGGGCGCTCTTGCTTTTGAAAAAATTGCTGCTCGAAGGCCAGGCGCACATCGACAACAGCAAAGATTTCCGCAAGGACTTGCAGGCCATCAGCAAGGACAAGGAAACATCTTTGACGGCGCTGAAGGGCGAGCTCACGGGATTCGAACGATTCCAATTGCCGCCCGGGTTGCCGAAGGCGGAAGGCTGA
- the tssC gene encoding type VI secretion system contractile sheath large subunit: protein MADAITLEKLLKDVRLEPENVKVNNALALTPMVKDGWEVVPDDAVKEEDRFAASMAAILYNIDPKEGMIDKTNIQKLVARIDEMVNDQINEILHAEPFQQMEATWTSIEDLVRNTNFRQNIDINLLDVTKEEAYEDLELNIADIAGSEIFKKIYVAEYDQFGGLPYGAMIGLYEFENTKRDILWLEAIGKIARHSHAPFISSASPKLFGCSTMAEVNQLRDIEGLFNTPRYAAWKQLREKDVAVYIGLALPKYLARQPYHPIENPAEGIHFEEKFRFTKKDENDKIVAMTETEVMDQYAWGNAAMLMARNLVRSFEQTGWCQYLRGVKGGGLCTGLATHTYNIRGEDELRGPVEITIADFREYELAKAGFIPVIHRKGTAEAVFYSAQALKRPLAQENPKDAENQQLAANMTYTFSVSRVAHYVKCLMRDNIGSSADANYIAGEIDRWIAQYVTTISNPDDLTLRYYPFKAYSVKVDPVPGKIGWYHCDLSILPHIQFEGLDVDLRVDANLA from the coding sequence ATGGCTGATGCAATCACGCTTGAGAAACTATTGAAGGACGTGCGGCTCGAGCCCGAGAACGTCAAGGTCAACAATGCCTTGGCACTCACGCCGATGGTCAAAGACGGCTGGGAAGTCGTGCCGGACGACGCGGTCAAAGAAGAGGATCGGTTTGCTGCGAGCATGGCGGCAATTCTGTACAACATCGATCCGAAAGAGGGGATGATCGACAAGACGAACATCCAAAAGCTCGTGGCTCGCATCGATGAAATGGTCAATGACCAAATCAACGAGATTTTGCATGCAGAGCCGTTTCAGCAGATGGAAGCGACGTGGACGTCCATCGAAGATCTCGTGCGCAATACGAACTTCCGCCAGAACATCGACATCAACTTGCTCGATGTGACGAAGGAAGAAGCCTACGAGGACCTCGAGCTGAACATTGCGGACATCGCCGGGTCGGAGATCTTCAAGAAGATCTACGTGGCCGAGTACGATCAATTCGGCGGGCTTCCGTATGGGGCGATGATTGGGCTTTACGAGTTCGAGAATACGAAGCGCGACATTCTGTGGCTCGAGGCCATTGGCAAGATTGCGCGCCATTCGCATGCGCCGTTCATTTCGTCCGCATCGCCCAAGCTGTTCGGGTGCTCGACGATGGCCGAAGTCAATCAGCTTCGGGACATCGAGGGGCTCTTCAATACGCCGCGATATGCGGCATGGAAACAGCTTCGCGAAAAGGACGTAGCCGTCTACATCGGGCTCGCGCTCCCGAAATATCTCGCGCGGCAGCCCTATCATCCCATCGAAAACCCTGCCGAGGGCATTCATTTCGAGGAGAAGTTCCGGTTCACGAAGAAGGACGAGAACGACAAGATCGTGGCCATGACGGAGACCGAGGTCATGGATCAATATGCTTGGGGCAATGCGGCGATGCTGATGGCCCGCAATCTCGTGCGTTCATTCGAGCAGACCGGGTGGTGCCAATATTTGCGCGGCGTCAAAGGTGGCGGCCTTTGCACGGGCCTCGCGACGCATACGTACAACATCCGCGGCGAGGATGAATTGCGTGGCCCCGTGGAAATCACGATTGCGGACTTCCGCGAATACGAGCTTGCAAAGGCAGGGTTCATCCCGGTCATTCACCGCAAGGGTACGGCAGAAGCGGTGTTTTACAGTGCGCAAGCATTGAAGCGCCCGCTCGCGCAGGAGAACCCGAAAGACGCCGAGAACCAGCAGCTTGCCGCGAACATGACGTACACGTTCTCGGTTTCGCGCGTGGCTCATTACGTCAAATGCCTCATGCGCGACAACATCGGATCGTCCGCGGATGCGAATTACATCGCCGGCGAAATCGATCGGTGGATCGCTCAATACGTCACGACGATCTCCAATCCGGATGATCTCACGCTTCGTTACTATCCTTTCAAGGCGTACAGCGTGAAGGTCGATCCAGTTCCTGGGAAAATCGGCTGGTATCACTGCGATCTGTCGATTCTTCCACACATTCAATTCGAGGGACTCGATGTCGACTTGCGTGTCGACGCGAATCTCGCCTAA
- a CDS encoding WVD2 family protein, translating to MLHSNARVLSGSISTIIALLLLSGCSSQVFGHYHAPEYQDPPAYPPPSVSRAEQEQRHAERRAAMEEAKRQRAAETEARERAIFDELDVMRRDIAATKDVVNKARPFAQKVVEASHTELARSRKVDMAPLYAEAAQYLESAIRQSPSIETFDTLAGLPPGEATDRALLAACHRVRHLVQGDEVLDFTGTCLDGAGGDAKKLKWPNAQRDVAAYLKEENERALAAAVTAKKAQEKQAKAERYVAAAVFAAGRCRFGNCLKDGWTARTAEGDVDVSCSFSNCFKDGWTARFPDGSQATTRCSFSDCTKDGWSTRFPDGTEATTRCSFSNCLKDGWSTDLPGGGTATTRCSFSDCSTNGWETSLPDGQSIRCRCNFNKCFEDGATCE from the coding sequence ATGCTGCATTCCAATGCGCGAGTCCTGTCGGGATCGATTTCGACGATCATCGCCTTGTTGTTGCTCTCCGGATGTTCGTCTCAGGTCTTTGGACATTATCATGCGCCGGAGTACCAGGATCCGCCGGCGTATCCACCACCGTCCGTTTCTCGTGCCGAACAAGAGCAGCGCCACGCTGAACGACGCGCGGCCATGGAGGAAGCCAAGCGCCAGCGGGCAGCGGAAACGGAAGCTCGTGAGAGAGCCATTTTCGATGAATTGGACGTCATGCGGCGAGACATTGCGGCGACCAAAGACGTCGTGAACAAGGCAAGACCGTTTGCCCAGAAAGTCGTCGAGGCGAGTCATACGGAGCTTGCTCGATCGCGCAAAGTGGACATGGCGCCGCTTTATGCGGAAGCCGCGCAGTACCTCGAGTCGGCCATTCGGCAATCGCCGTCCATCGAAACATTCGATACGCTTGCAGGCTTGCCGCCGGGTGAAGCGACGGATCGCGCGCTGCTTGCGGCGTGTCATCGCGTGCGGCACCTCGTGCAGGGCGACGAGGTCCTTGATTTTACCGGCACATGCCTGGATGGAGCAGGCGGTGATGCGAAAAAGCTGAAATGGCCCAATGCGCAGCGTGACGTCGCGGCGTATTTGAAAGAGGAAAATGAGCGGGCATTGGCTGCGGCGGTGACGGCAAAGAAAGCGCAGGAAAAGCAAGCAAAAGCGGAGCGATACGTGGCAGCGGCCGTATTTGCGGCAGGACGGTGCCGATTTGGCAATTGTTTGAAGGATGGCTGGACCGCGCGCACGGCCGAAGGCGATGTCGACGTGAGCTGTTCCTTTTCGAATTGTTTCAAAGATGGCTGGACCGCGCGATTTCCCGACGGATCGCAAGCCACGACGCGATGTTCGTTTTCGGATTGCACCAAAGACGGCTGGTCGACGAGGTTTCCCGATGGAACCGAAGCGACGACGCGTTGTTCGTTCTCGAATTGTTTGAAAGACGGGTGGTCGACGGATTTGCCTGGTGGAGGCACGGCCACGACGCGTTGCTCATTTTCCGATTGTTCGACGAACGGTTGGGAAACATCGCTACCGGATGGGCAGAGTATTCGATGCCGATGCAACTTCAACAAGTGTTTCGAAGATGGCGCGACGTGTGAGTGA
- a CDS encoding type VI secretion system baseplate subunit TssF, whose protein sequence is MDDEVEKVFLDELAALDRFRISYTGAYPNTPLSREDPDVRRLLEGLAMFTARTRVATARALHRNVLRMFRQHFSHMLGPVPAMGMLSAKPSARFVDPAVLPSGSEVMLVEPGIKGADDRVFRFRTIGELRVLPLELHSVVPLRMPDRSLRLVLQFRFTTRHAMMMDVGDLHLHINHLDDLASSLMVAYALEKNLKSAGVVFGQTVREDTVGTPCRVSFGALPEARDVLDRASYPLRDVRMALRFPRQHLYLNIHGIKLPGAVDRFAVYLDLGTTFPTDLRPNHDGFELFAVPIVNERIEMANPIEHDGTKERHPVLHPDIGAKFVASDIFGVYRMTDQGLDPIEPAVVSAGAPGGGSESRPTYDVTYEGQGARRNAFVTLDVPGAFDSPVNVAVEAIWYQPSVDTVRMDDVRVALADRHLAGVEWSCSGALMPHGESSIEESDQDLLELLSIKNHRVLDLEHIRCLLRAVGAAEGSAYEKFTNAMKNVSVDRKPAAKSSTGFKYVYNIEFSELGPTEIPKLEVYCRRLFDLLAAWSTEEVIELVGRVVGGRATVRVEGTS, encoded by the coding sequence GTGGACGACGAGGTTGAAAAGGTATTTCTAGACGAACTCGCCGCGCTCGACCGGTTTCGGATTTCGTACACGGGGGCGTATCCGAACACGCCGCTTTCGCGCGAGGATCCCGATGTACGCCGGCTTCTCGAGGGATTGGCGATGTTCACGGCGCGGACGCGCGTCGCGACTGCACGCGCGCTGCATCGCAATGTATTGCGCATGTTTCGGCAGCACTTTTCGCATATGCTCGGGCCGGTGCCTGCGATGGGAATGCTGAGCGCCAAGCCGAGCGCGCGTTTCGTGGATCCGGCCGTGCTTCCGAGCGGTTCTGAGGTGATGCTCGTCGAGCCGGGCATCAAAGGCGCCGACGATCGGGTCTTTCGGTTTCGCACGATTGGCGAGCTGCGCGTGTTGCCGCTCGAATTGCATTCGGTCGTGCCGCTGCGGATGCCCGACCGGAGCCTGCGGCTCGTGCTGCAATTTCGCTTTACGACGCGCCACGCAATGATGATGGATGTGGGGGATTTGCATTTGCACATCAATCATTTGGACGATCTCGCTTCGTCGCTCATGGTCGCGTATGCGCTCGAAAAAAACTTGAAATCGGCCGGGGTTGTTTTTGGACAGACCGTGCGTGAAGACACGGTGGGGACGCCTTGCCGCGTATCATTTGGGGCGTTGCCCGAGGCGCGGGACGTATTGGACCGGGCGTCGTATCCATTGCGGGATGTGCGTATGGCGCTACGTTTTCCGCGGCAGCATTTGTATTTGAACATTCATGGTATCAAATTGCCGGGTGCGGTCGATAGGTTCGCCGTGTATCTCGATTTGGGGACGACTTTTCCCACCGACCTTCGGCCGAATCACGACGGGTTCGAGCTGTTCGCGGTGCCGATCGTGAACGAACGAATCGAAATGGCGAACCCCATCGAGCATGATGGGACGAAGGAGCGTCATCCGGTATTGCATCCGGACATTGGGGCGAAGTTCGTTGCATCGGATATATTTGGCGTTTATCGAATGACCGATCAGGGGCTTGATCCGATTGAACCTGCGGTCGTATCGGCGGGTGCGCCTGGCGGTGGCAGCGAGTCGCGCCCGACATACGACGTGACGTACGAAGGGCAGGGTGCGCGGCGGAATGCCTTCGTGACGCTGGATGTGCCAGGGGCCTTCGATAGCCCTGTGAACGTGGCGGTCGAAGCGATATGGTATCAACCGTCGGTCGATACCGTGCGCATGGATGATGTGCGTGTGGCGCTTGCGGATCGGCATCTTGCGGGTGTGGAATGGTCGTGCTCGGGGGCATTGATGCCGCATGGGGAGAGCTCCATCGAGGAAAGCGATCAGGATTTGCTCGAGCTTTTGTCGATAAAAAATCATCGCGTGCTCGACTTGGAGCATATTCGGTGTTTGCTACGAGCGGTCGGGGCAGCCGAGGGGTCGGCATACGAAAAATTCACGAATGCTATGAAGAACGTTTCCGTGGATAGAAAACCGGCCGCAAAAAGCTCGACGGGGTTCAAGTACGTGTACAACATCGAGTTTTCCGAGCTTGGTCCGACGGAAATTCCAAAGCTCGAAGTTTATTGTCGCAGGCTCTTCGACTTGCTGGCGGCGTGGAGCACCGAGGAGGTCATCGAGCTCGTGGGGCGCGTCGTGGGTGGACGAGCGACGGTACGAGTGGAGGGAACGTCATGA
- a CDS encoding ankyrin repeat domain-containing protein, with protein MSDALLEAIQSRDVDRVAKLLAAGADPNEPGKSRYGRGGNLPPLHAAIGELEAFEAIGSDAPVPEGPIDSVVLLLRHGARASGWNISKEGDPLLDAVLGNHIEAVQLLLAAGADPNVSDGEGTSPLRVCADKGYLEMARLLLLCGATRTIEEWGGGRPMTALGFAARGLHVDLVKLLLAHGADPQGKNVDDLTPLDCLEFVDSPEDPADQERLREIRRLLGDPSASC; from the coding sequence ATGTCTGACGCACTTCTCGAAGCCATTCAATCGCGCGACGTTGATCGCGTGGCAAAGCTCCTTGCCGCCGGCGCGGATCCAAACGAGCCCGGCAAATCGCGCTATGGCAGAGGCGGAAATCTCCCACCCTTGCACGCCGCGATTGGTGAACTCGAAGCGTTCGAAGCCATCGGCTCGGACGCCCCGGTGCCGGAAGGGCCAATCGATTCCGTCGTGCTGCTGCTTCGTCACGGCGCGAGAGCCTCGGGCTGGAACATATCGAAGGAAGGGGATCCGCTCCTCGACGCGGTGCTTGGCAACCACATCGAAGCGGTGCAACTTCTTCTTGCTGCGGGCGCCGATCCCAACGTATCTGATGGCGAAGGCACCTCGCCGCTCCGCGTCTGCGCGGATAAAGGCTATTTGGAAATGGCTCGGCTCCTGCTCCTGTGCGGGGCGACCAGGACGATCGAGGAATGGGGCGGGGGACGGCCGATGACGGCACTCGGATTTGCCGCGCGCGGGCTCCACGTCGATTTGGTGAAGCTGCTGCTCGCACACGGGGCCGATCCGCAAGGAAAGAACGTTGACGATTTGACCCCACTCGATTGCCTGGAGTTCGTCGATTCGCCCGAGGATCCCGCCGACCAGGAGCGCCTTCGGGAGATTCGCCGGTTGCTTGGCGACCCGTCTGCGTCGTGCTAG
- a CDS encoding lytic transglycosylase domain-containing protein, with protein MAAVLVTSGEALADSIRYVDRNGRVHEIVVRRDKTPEAPATVPVAVSATLPAVTTAFASSVPYLDHVREAAKLYSLPVELVAAVMRIESGGNPNAVSVAGAMGLMQLMPGTANDMGVDDPYDPRKNIFGGARYLRILINTYEGSVAMALAAYHAGTGKVERYGGIPPYPDTRKYVIEVIKLYHRYQEKNTPTKAVSK; from the coding sequence ATGGCCGCGGTTCTGGTCACGTCCGGTGAGGCGTTGGCCGATTCGATTCGATATGTCGATCGTAATGGTCGTGTGCACGAAATCGTCGTTCGCCGCGACAAAACGCCCGAAGCGCCCGCAACAGTCCCCGTAGCGGTTTCCGCCACGCTGCCTGCGGTAACGACGGCATTTGCGTCGTCCGTTCCATACCTCGACCACGTACGCGAGGCGGCCAAGCTGTATTCGCTTCCCGTGGAGCTCGTCGCAGCGGTCATGAGGATTGAATCCGGCGGTAATCCCAATGCTGTTTCGGTTGCGGGCGCCATGGGGCTCATGCAATTGATGCCCGGCACGGCGAATGACATGGGTGTGGACGATCCTTACGATCCTCGCAAAAACATATTCGGCGGGGCGCGGTACTTACGTATCCTGATCAATACGTACGAAGGCAGCGTTGCGATGGCGCTCGCGGCGTATCATGCCGGCACGGGGAAGGTCGAGAGGTACGGTGGAATTCCGCCTTATCCCGACACGCGGAAATACGTTATCGAAGTGATCAAGCTGTATCACCGATATCAGGAGAAGAACACGCCGACGAAGGCCGTGTCGAAGTGA
- a CDS encoding type VI secretion system baseplate subunit TssK — protein sequence MDQHRLSRVHWFIGQALLPEHFYAQEESLRGEVDRRFGLHAAPQWGLGVLELEPYGLPTGVITIERLTLVLRSGMVIDVPGNAKPATIKLKETGASIVPLYVHVLSESEVSKTRIGDADEEGIERIVHQIRLSTDPSSPTMIESIKIAEFEADPEGVWQLAPNYLPPLVCIGRSAPLFESHRIRLRAIVQALREILLTDIGKHYLAGESQSAARQALRAVFTFEHVLGDIEHGIALHPYEFFKALRSLHVDVCMYAGLDPLQLDVWYSHEELGECLSKYVGKLDEYVKTPRQPPPYIAFTKTGSRWECTLLPEARRARDVYLLVQKPQVSMKIDLSGSKLGSPTRIQSLHERALTGIPCKRIVNPPFHHDLSSNIDWYRIEPGEEWDYAIRERKLVMFDTAELSGSRLYLYFRPG from the coding sequence ATGGATCAACATCGGCTGTCGCGCGTGCACTGGTTCATTGGCCAGGCCCTTCTCCCAGAGCACTTTTATGCTCAAGAAGAATCGCTCCGGGGGGAGGTCGATCGGCGTTTCGGCCTGCATGCCGCTCCGCAATGGGGACTCGGCGTATTGGAGCTCGAACCGTACGGGCTGCCAACGGGCGTCATCACGATCGAACGGCTGACGCTCGTCTTGCGCTCCGGCATGGTCATCGACGTGCCGGGCAATGCCAAACCCGCGACGATCAAGCTGAAGGAGACGGGCGCGAGCATCGTGCCGCTCTACGTGCACGTTCTCAGCGAGTCGGAGGTTTCGAAGACGCGTATTGGAGATGCCGACGAAGAGGGCATCGAGCGCATCGTGCATCAGATTCGTTTGTCCACGGATCCGAGCTCGCCGACGATGATCGAATCGATCAAGATCGCAGAGTTCGAAGCGGATCCGGAAGGAGTTTGGCAGCTCGCGCCGAACTACTTGCCACCGCTCGTGTGCATTGGCCGGTCCGCTCCCCTATTCGAGTCGCATCGGATCCGCCTTCGCGCGATCGTGCAAGCGCTTCGTGAGATTCTCCTGACGGACATCGGCAAACATTATCTTGCGGGCGAAAGTCAGTCGGCGGCGCGACAAGCGCTGCGCGCGGTGTTCACGTTCGAACACGTGCTCGGAGACATCGAACACGGAATTGCTTTGCATCCATACGAATTTTTCAAAGCGCTCCGGTCGCTCCACGTCGACGTATGCATGTACGCGGGGCTCGATCCTTTGCAGCTCGACGTTTGGTACAGCCACGAAGAGCTGGGTGAGTGTTTGTCCAAGTACGTGGGCAAACTCGACGAGTACGTGAAGACGCCGCGACAACCGCCGCCCTACATCGCGTTCACGAAGACCGGATCGCGTTGGGAGTGCACGCTTTTGCCGGAAGCGCGTCGCGCGCGCGACGTGTACTTGCTCGTGCAGAAGCCGCAAGTTTCGATGAAGATCGACCTCAGCGGCAGCAAGCTCGGAAGTCCCACGCGGATTCAGTCGCTGCACGAACGGGCGCTGACGGGGATTCCGTGCAAGCGCATCGTGAATCCTCCGTTTCATCACGATTTGTCGTCGAACATCGACTGGTACCGCATCGAGCCTGGCGAGGAGTGGGACTACGCGATCCGCGAGCGCAAGCTCGTGATGTTCGACACGGCGGAGCTTTCGGGGTCGCGACTCTACTTGTATTTCCGGCCGGGTTGA
- a CDS encoding sigma-70 family RNA polymerase sigma factor, translating into MSHRPPTEPPDDPPKPSNSRRFALAFGLTKTEFDELIKAMLGIVGKVGCPAHIDRMDVVHDAFVTALEKPISERVSSAERERFIGWMCELARYAALTTRNADERLRLCREVSDEEIAQLLSTPARVPDVGVRKALQEALASLDAEDQALLLARFVEDKDITEFARARKLAPSTAYSRFYRVLGLLRAALKAIIVATVLLVVKNARAQGARLARHVSRLLPHAGQTACAMTVTVACGIVVPASSTAMTVRQDAPSAVSLALPETPSMDVTAPPMPVEVAPVEQIGLDEPDEQWSAAVMKSNSVAICIQGSLVPFAFLIASAMTQLGCAGAEQHTAPPQEPAERDGSGDPWVQMCENQRMRGESCLSKADWCARMGLRPAPKGCQ; encoded by the coding sequence ATGAGTCACCGACCGCCGACCGAACCACCCGACGATCCGCCCAAGCCTTCCAACAGTCGCCGGTTTGCCTTGGCCTTCGGGTTGACCAAAACCGAGTTCGACGAGCTGATCAAGGCGATGCTGGGTATCGTGGGGAAAGTAGGGTGTCCTGCACATATCGACCGCATGGATGTGGTTCATGATGCCTTCGTGACGGCCCTAGAAAAACCCATTTCGGAGCGAGTGTCCAGCGCCGAGCGCGAAAGGTTCATTGGATGGATGTGTGAGCTTGCGAGATATGCTGCCCTGACCACCCGCAACGCCGACGAGCGATTACGCCTGTGTCGCGAGGTATCGGATGAAGAAATCGCCCAATTGCTTTCCACACCGGCTCGTGTCCCGGATGTCGGCGTGCGCAAAGCGTTGCAAGAAGCGTTGGCCTCGCTCGACGCCGAAGACCAAGCTCTTTTGCTGGCGCGTTTTGTCGAAGACAAAGACATCACGGAGTTTGCCCGAGCGCGGAAACTGGCCCCGTCGACGGCGTATTCGCGTTTTTATCGGGTGCTGGGCTTGCTGCGCGCCGCCCTGAAAGCGATCATCGTCGCCACCGTCTTGCTCGTCGTGAAAAACGCCCGCGCCCAGGGAGCTCGTTTGGCAAGGCACGTGTCGCGCTTGCTTCCGCACGCAGGGCAAACGGCATGCGCGATGACCGTGACCGTGGCTTGCGGTATCGTGGTGCCTGCGAGCTCCACAGCCATGACGGTACGTCAGGACGCACCATCGGCGGTGTCATTGGCCCTGCCAGAGACACCCAGCATGGATGTTACCGCGCCGCCGATGCCCGTCGAGGTTGCACCCGTAGAACAGATTGGCCTTGACGAACCCGACGAGCAATGGTCTGCTGCCGTCATGAAGTCGAACAGCGTCGCCATTTGTATCCAAGGATCCCTTGTTCCCTTTGCTTTTCTCATAGCCTCCGCCATGACCCAACTCGGCTGTGCCGGCGCCGAACAACATACAGCTCCGCCCCAAGAGCCAGCGGAGCGAGACGGCAGCGGAGATCCATGGGTGCAAATGTGCGAAAACCAGAGAATGCGCGGCGAATCCTGCCTCTCAAAAGCAGATTGGTGCGCAAGGATGGGCCTACGCCCGGCGCCCAAGGGTTGTCAGTGA